One genomic window of Entelurus aequoreus isolate RoL-2023_Sb linkage group LG07, RoL_Eaeq_v1.1, whole genome shotgun sequence includes the following:
- the LOC133653923 gene encoding tumor protein p53-inducible nuclear protein 2-like isoform X1 yields MFQRLSNLLFGEVEEVAAELKGPKPCVTEADEEGWMLVNLPDKSVCMMPAEDETQAQLIAHPFLDSNQSNHKDTETRTECQTSIPRPPIKRRRTRKSQTQGAVASSESLSCPRRARLSTASSAQSTSPPGSECGGSGQSSKAGSERGCMDESWFVTPPPCFTAEGATAEASPMEDLLIEHPSMSVYVSPNNLSIVSNSNLSVVGEESIVSLASSVSRVAEPAAAPATHTPGPFRGTFGPYVQPKLAQVARVQRGKARIERRHLSRNRIQRQNRTREQVPRHASHARNTFLHQPSKRNFCH; encoded by the exons ATGTTTCAACGTCTGAGCAACCTGCTGTTTGGGGAGGTGGAAGAGGTGGCAGCTGAGCTGAAGGGACCCAAGCCCTGTGTTACAGAGGCTGACGAGGAAGGATGGATGCTTGTCAACCTGCCTG ACAAATCTGTCTGCATGATGCCGGCTGAGGATGAGACACAAGCCCAACTTATTGCACATCCATTTCTGGACAGTAACCAATCAAATCACAAAGACACTGAGACACGGACTGAATGCCAAACATCCATTCCCCGCCCGCCAATCAAGCGCCGTAGGACACGTAAAAGTCAGACGCAAGGGGCAGTAGCATCATCAGAATCACTGTCTTGCCCAAGGCGGGCCAGACTGTCCACGGCCTCCTCCGCCCAGTCAACTTCTCCTCCTGGGAGCGAGTGTGGGGGCAGTGGGCAAAGCAGTAAAGCAGGCTCAGAGAGAGGCTGCATGGATGAGAGCTGGTTTGTCACCCCTCCCCCCTGTTTCACTGCAGAAGGAGCGACTGCGGAAGCGAGCCCAATGGAGGACCTGCTCATCGAGCACCCCAGCATGTCAGTGTACGTCTCCCCAAACAACCTCTCCATAGTCTCCAACAGCAACCTCTCCGTGGTGGGCGAGGAAAGCATTGTGAGCCTGGCAAGCAGTGTTAG CCGAGTGGCTGAGCCAGCTGCAGCTCCGGCCACCCACACCCCGGGGCCATTCAGGGGGACTTTTGGACCTTACGTCCAGCCTAAGTTGGCCCAAGTGGCCAGGGTCCAGCGTGGCAAAGCCCGCATCGAGAGGCGCCACCTGAGCCGCAACCGCATCCAACGCCAAAACCGCACCAGAGAGCAGGTTCCTCGTCACGCAAGCCACGCTCGCAACACCTTCCTTCACCAGCCTAGCAAGCGTAACTTCTGCCACTAA
- the LOC133653923 gene encoding tumor protein p53-inducible nuclear protein 2-like isoform X2 yields MFQRLSNLLFGEVEEVAAELKGPKPCVTEADEEGWMLVNLPEGATAEASPMEDLLIEHPSMSVYVSPNNLSIVSNSNLSVVGEESIVSLASSVSRVAEPAAAPATHTPGPFRGTFGPYVQPKLAQVARVQRGKARIERRHLSRNRIQRQNRTREQVPRHASHARNTFLHQPSKRNFCH; encoded by the exons ATGTTTCAACGTCTGAGCAACCTGCTGTTTGGGGAGGTGGAAGAGGTGGCAGCTGAGCTGAAGGGACCCAAGCCCTGTGTTACAGAGGCTGACGAGGAAGGATGGATGCTTGTCAACCTGCCTG AAGGAGCGACTGCGGAAGCGAGCCCAATGGAGGACCTGCTCATCGAGCACCCCAGCATGTCAGTGTACGTCTCCCCAAACAACCTCTCCATAGTCTCCAACAGCAACCTCTCCGTGGTGGGCGAGGAAAGCATTGTGAGCCTGGCAAGCAGTGTTAG CCGAGTGGCTGAGCCAGCTGCAGCTCCGGCCACCCACACCCCGGGGCCATTCAGGGGGACTTTTGGACCTTACGTCCAGCCTAAGTTGGCCCAAGTGGCCAGGGTCCAGCGTGGCAAAGCCCGCATCGAGAGGCGCCACCTGAGCCGCAACCGCATCCAACGCCAAAACCGCACCAGAGAGCAGGTTCCTCGTCACGCAAGCCACGCTCGCAACACCTTCCTTCACCAGCCTAGCAAGCGTAACTTCTGCCACTAA